GATAGCCTAATGTTTCACCTTATTCTCATGCAGGTTGAcctgacaaacacaaacagggcCATTGAGCAACATGTCTGTGTATATACTTCACTATTTATACTATTTATACTACTATTTAAACAACTCCTCTAACAACCATATGAGGGTGTTTGAAATTACCAAGCAAACCTTGTCACAGATTTCAGGGCAACCATTGCCCCATGGAGAAAAAACCCATAATATCACACATTAACAATATCACACGAGAATAATACAACAGGGGCTGGCTACATAACTTACTGCTGTTCGCTGTTGCTGAATTAGACTGAGCAGGTCCCCACCGCTCCAATAGAGCAGCTCCTGCAGGTGGGTCGAAAGGTGAACGTCGCTCATTAATCATGGCTCTTTCGGCGTTTTTTGCCCGTATGATGGACTCGCAGCCTGTACACTAGGAatgtaaacagtaaaataatataGGATAGGTTACCCGGAAAAAGGCaggtaaaataaaactaaacacacatttacagtgtAGAGTCCAGTTTAGACTtatttgttaataaatgttattCATAATGTAAGTTGATTTTAAAGACAGCATAGTCTTCATTAACTCACGATTCACGATCATTAAAGACCAGATGGAGCTATCAGGCGTAAATACAACATAACCTGACGTAATAGCTCTTGTTAAAGCAAAATTGTGTAgctgactgtgtgactgtgttttcaCAGTTTATCTTGTCGTCAGGTGGGGATGATGACACGTCGTTGTGACTTAGGGAACTAAGGAGTTAATGCTGACAGGGCCAGTGGGGCCCCAGCCTTGTCAATAGCCAAACCTCAATGTTTTAATAGATGACTTTATTTTTTGTCCCCTCAATAAGCCGAGAGCTCGATAAGGTTGTCATCACAAATGACGCTGACGTCCGCGCTCTCATCTCCTCCGTGGATAAACATGCCTTTATAATGCCAATAACACTTCACCCCAGGGACGGGAGCGCGCACATCCGCATACATTGAGGGAATCTACTGTGCGTAAAAGAGACACGTGCAGCTTCTCAAACGATGGGAAACTGGACAGAGCTGTCCTTGTCTGTACAGCTTAAAATAAAGGTCTGATGGGCGGATTTAGATGAAACATTTGCTATAAAATCCTCAGAAAAGTGTCAATTTCTGTCTCTCCCAAGACTTCCCCTCAGCAATGACACagatgaatatttttttaagaggtatatccactttaatacacaTGATTGACCCGTAAACGTCTCTTTggacaaaacattttgtatgcGCTCAACTGGATTAAATAGATAACAGATAAAAGCCTGGGACATAGCCTTACATGACCGGTTCCCCAGCTGATAAAACTCAGCGCCCCAGCATTACGCATCATGCAAATCTCAAACAATAGACATTCAGACAGTCGTGAgtgacacaccaacacacaggccTCAAACACAGAGGTGATAGTTTTAAGAGGTGACAGTGATTAAGAAGGTACTATAACAATGCACTCTAACGATTAATAAACGAGGTCATCTCGTTGATTGTGGAATGCCTAATTTACGACATCCAGTGCAATCACCGTGGCCGTGGAACAATACGCACAACTTTGGCATATTTGAggtatatgtttgtgtgcgtaGCTTTGTGACTTGACATTGGTACATTCAGCAGCACTGGTCAGGAGCATGTGCAAGGAAGGAACTGGATATCTTTTGCACCACCATAGTGCGTGGCGCAACGCGTAATTAACGTCAATTTCTAAAGAAAGTAGACACATTTTAAACCATGGACCTACAGTTGTCTTGACAGCAATGTTATCTTTCCTCCgaacaaaatacacaatataaaaCAACTCGTTAACTCAGAAATGGTCCACATGATTGTCCAAAGTCCCAAATAGTGCATTCATTTATCCTAAATGTCCACATATGTCATCCACCAACCAGGACTTTGGCTTTGATACACTAGGTACGAGCTTTGATATATACAGGCCGCCTGTGGCCCAAAGAGGTGAGGAGGCAGTTGTTTTTTAGTTGGAGGAGTAAGGATCAGACACCGTGGATGATGTGGGAGACGGAGTAGAGGGAGCTGAGATAGACTTCTCTGATGCTGCATCGTCCATTTTCTCTTGACTGCTCTCTCCCGGGTCTGAGGATGAAGCCTTGGCCGGCAGCAGaccttctttctccctcttcttctgctTCATCCTCCGGTTCTGGAACCAGATTTTCACCTGAGTCTCATTCAGCTGCAGTGCGGCCGCGATCTCAACGCGCCGCGCACGGGTCAGGTACTTGTTAAAGTGGAACTCCTTTTCCAACTCCGTCAGCTGCTTGGTGGTGAAGTTGGTCCGGACCGTGTTAGGCTGACCCCCATACCCGTACTCCCCAGACCTGcctgcagacagagaaacaaatcACCCTGAATTTTGAAGAAAAGTAACCCTATGTTCTCTGCTCACAACACACATGTGTGCATGGAAGCAACTTTTACGCAGCAAGAAACAACTTTTACGCAGCAGCCACTTAATGCCAGCTACTTTGAAGTATGCTGTGATACATGTGTGCATACATGGTCTAACATAACACTGCAAAACACACTTTATATTTCTTTATACAATACGAGGTATTTCCAGTATTCTGTCTTTTCCTTTAAGACTACATAACACATGACAAATATAGCACAATCAGGCCGGAAGTGTCAAATATAAAGTATACAAATTGAACTCCACAACTTCGTTTTAAGTTTGTTTATATCCCTGTGTCCCACACACACGAACTGTATTACTTTAATGTAAACGGTTTGAATCACTtctaagccagtgttgtttacagACACTTTGTGCCATTGGCACTTGGCACCCACCTGTTTTTGGTGGGTTCCTCTTGACTTTCATCCAGTCGAAGGTCTGTGCAGAAGATGCACCCTCAGACAAAGGTGAACAACAAGCCTCCAGGTGAGCTGCGTGCAGTGGTGACAGCGGGTTTGAGCACCCAGGAAAAGGGACTGCTTGCTCGTGCCCGCCGCCATAGGCAGCATGGGCATACTGCACTTGACCCAGGGGGGCGGCACTGTAACCTTGGCGATGCTGAGAGACCATGGAGGAGGAAATGTTACCCGAGTACATCAGTGGGCCGCACTGGGGGAATCCCGCGGTGGATTCTACTTCCTGGTTGAGCGCGTAATGGTTATACGTAGCACAGAAACTTTGTGGTCCATAGTTGGAGCTGCAGGCCGGATGGGCTCCATAGAGACCCAGGGAGCTCGCGGTAGATTGGAATGAACCCGGCTGGTGAGGGATACCGTCAGGGGAAGCCCTGCTCCCCATAAAGCGGTCATCCGCACCGCAGTTGTTGACAGTAACCGCGCAGGACTGGAAAGTTGTAATCCCGTGGTCAGAGTGGAAACCCCTGACAGAACATGAGCCACCTTCACCGCTCATCGCTGAGTAGTCAAAGAAGCTGCTCATTGTAGCATTGTTCTACCGGGGCTGAGGGACCGTCCACTCTACAGACACCCTCTGATCTATTCCTATCTCCCCTCTTACCCTGAGTGACCGTGCCAACCTTTACCTATACTCTGTCCTGatcagaggagggaggggggcgcACGGGCCGATATCAATGAACGGGTGCTGTCACGTGGGCTCGGGTCAGCCAGTGAGGTACTTGTCCTTATCCCCTTAGCCGGTGACAGATTGGTGTTTGAGTGGCTATTTAAATTCCAGGCGCTCGTCGATCAAGGTGACGCGCGTCGCCACTAATGTATTGGCCAAGCAAACAATGAGCTGGGAGACAGACGACGGTGGACCGCTCCGGGGTCGCATGAAGAGCGGCGAACGGCAAACACGGCGTCTTCTAACCCCTGCTGTGCGCTCTCCCGCCCGGGGAAAGATTAACGTTTCACCTTCTGCAACCCCTCCACGAGGACGACCTAGCACTCTCACCTCAGGTACAGTATTTTTGGAATAGAGAGGagaataggtgtgtgtgtgtgtgtgtgtgtgtgtgtgtgtgtgtgtgtgtgtgcgtgtgttggtgtgtgtgcgtgtgttggtgtgtgtgcgtgtatgtgtttgtgcgtATGCGCGCGCGCGCGAGGACGTGCGTGTGCCCTTTGTGCGTGTGCCCTTTGTGCGTGTCTGTATCCGCCCGCATGTAACCAGCCGCGATGTCATATATGTATAATGGTCTCATTCTCtcctggatggatggatagctcagtgtgtgtgtgtgtgtgtgtgtgtgtgtgtgtgtgtgtgccactgcCACAGGCTATGTGGGCTACCAGTGTCCCATTCCAATGCGAAGTGTTTCACGCTTTAACACTGTGAAGGATTTGGTCAGCaaatattttcacagtgtgacagtgagggAGAGGCAGGAAGGTTTCACTCCTGACACAAGCAAAAAGTACTTGACTTAAGTCAAAGAGAGCTTTTCAATATCTGTGTTCCCCATCAAGGTCGCATTAGAAATGTTTGGCTGCTTTTCAGTACTTGCTGGGAGGTCACAGGTGATGTAACGACAAGAAAATCTATTAAACATTAAGAtgtagtattatttttttctctgccaGGGTCATAGGGTCTGCTATCTACTCTGATTTCACTCCCACACGTATTCATTATGCATGTATAGTGATCAAATGATCTGATAATGCGAGGCCCGTCGTGGAGCTAATGCGCCCATATAGCTCGAGGTGCGTCTGTGGGCTGATTATCCTGGTAAGTTCATCAAATAAAGCTGTTGCTTTATTGCTTGAAATTAATGGCCACGAAAAGATGTGCcgaaaaaaagacagaacaggGGGAGAGTATGCGTGGGAGTGCTGTGGTGTAGCGATAGCAGCGTGCAGAGCCAACCTCTCACtgaggaaggaaaagaaaagggaggagagaaggaggcacGGAGGATCACATGGATGGATCAGCGCCCCCATTGGCCGTATGTGGTCAAACAACCAAAATGTCTTTCAGTGTGCCGATAGTTTGCTGTCTttacttttttccattttactGTACTTGGTATTTCTAATAGTTACtattacttttcagattaagattttacacaACCACTTGATAAAATTATAGGTCTACATTGTAGCTTATAAATTGAGCTAtaccaacagtatataaaaatgttaaatgtggcACCACCTCGACCAGCTGCattattaaaatgctgcttacatgtaATTAGTAATAATAAACTGATTtaatatatagaatatataatataatatgtgaTATGCCAATTAAGCTGATAGGGCCATCTGCTGCCACATGATTAGAATCATTAGTATTACCTACAATCAAAGGCAttcctttacttttaatacttttagttAGTTGCTaatacttctacttaagtacaaattttaaTATGACCTTTCCTTGTGATGAGAAAAAAGTGTTTCTACTGTGTGTTGCTGCTACTTTTACTTCCgtgaaggatctgaatatttcttccaccactgcctttaGATATAGCTGCAAAtgagttttaaaaatatgtagtCTACTAAAAATAGTCCTTCTTTAAAGTTTGATACTTGAAGTTTTCAGGTATTTCAAGCTCATGGAGTATTAAAGAAAGTAAAGAGGCAATGCAAACTTCCCACCACTGAAAAAAGCGCAGTGGGGTCAACACTACCCTCCaccccctcctctctgtcttcccAGCTGCCTCTGCAACAGTAGTGAGTGGGCGCAGTGGATCCTGCCTTGTCTGCCTGTGGAAACTTCGCCAGGCCTTGGAGCTTTTTTGGCTCTTTGTGTGAACACATGTGAGCAGAAAAGGCGCGCTGTCTCGGAATGATTTGGTTACTGACCCTGTGGTTAGTCACTGGGCGCTGGATTGCAGGAGTGTAGAggaccccccacccctcctttttcttcttttctttttttacccatATACCCCCTttcttaaacacacactcacattgacacacacacacacacacacacacacacacacacacacacacactccagttGCCCAGTAGGCTAATGTTAAACCAGTCGATTGGCTTCTTATGGCTTCCAGATTATTCGATAAACCCACACTGAACACTCGAGTTTATGAATTTCACACGTGTAGAGTTGGTGAATCGATCCGTGCAGCCCGGTTGTTCTTGCTGTTCTCACACACAAAGCTGCTAAAGCGGATATTGAGTCAAGTTGTGCATGAGCTAATAACCGATTCACATATATCATCTCAAGTGCAATACAATAGAGCAAGACCATTCATAATCCCTATATTGAACTTCAAGACTTCATTTGAACTGCTTCAATAATGTTGTAAAATCTCCCCAAAACTCACAAACTCTCCAGATAAAGTAAGCCAGATATTGCATAATGCTCCTCTCTCTGCAGCTATAAATAGTAAATGTGTGTCTGATAAATTACATCTAGTCCAGAAGTAGTCTGTTTTGAGTTTGGGCTACTTTTAACGCACGGGGAAAGAGTGCAGCCTCATAACCTGAGCAGCCTGCTACTG
Above is a window of Sander vitreus isolate 19-12246 chromosome 14, sanVit1, whole genome shotgun sequence DNA encoding:
- the hoxa1a gene encoding homeobox protein Hox-A1a; protein product: MSSFFDYSAMSGEGGSCSVRGFHSDHGITTFQSCAVTVNNCGADDRFMGSRASPDGIPHQPGSFQSTASSLGLYGAHPACSSNYGPQSFCATYNHYALNQEVESTAGFPQCGPLMYSGNISSSMVSQHRQGYSAAPLGQVQYAHAAYGGGHEQAVPFPGCSNPLSPLHAAHLEACCSPLSEGASSAQTFDWMKVKRNPPKTGRSGEYGYGGQPNTVRTNFTTKQLTELEKEFHFNKYLTRARRVEIAAALQLNETQVKIWFQNRRMKQKKREKEGLLPAKASSSDPGESSQEKMDDAASEKSISAPSTPSPTSSTVSDPYSSN